From the Diachasmimorpha longicaudata isolate KC_UGA_2023 chromosome 15, iyDiaLong2, whole genome shotgun sequence genome, the window ACATATTTGGCCAGCAGACCCGAGTACACGGAAAACTGTGTTGCCACCATCATCACAGAGGTTCTTGATGCACTTCAGTATCTCCACTGGAGAGGATACTGTCATCTGGACATTCAACCTGACAACGTGGTGATGGCTTCTCTCAGATCAGCGCATATTAAACTCGTGGACTTTGGAACAGCGAAAAAAGTATCGAAATTGGGAACTGAGGTGCCATTGAAGTCGGGACATCATGAGTACAGATCACCTGAGGTTCTTAATGAAGAGTTGGCGTATCCTCAGACTGATATTTGGAGTGTTGCTGTTCTCACTTATGTACTTTTGTCTGGGGTATCGCCATTTAAAGGATCTGATGATAACGAGACCAGGCAGAATATATCTTTTGTTAGGTACAGATTCGAACATTTGTATAAGGAAATCAGCCAGGAAGCTACCAGGTTCCTCATGCTGCTATTCAAACGAACACCTAGGTACGTAAATTTTGGGGTTTCATTGATAATGACAAGGGTTACTAACATTTTAAATTGCAGTAAGAGACCAACAGCTGAGGAATGTCACGAGCACAGGTGGCTAATGCCAACAGAATTTATGATTAAGAAACGTGAACGAGCGTCTTTCCCCGGTGATAGACTGAAGAAATACAACGAAGAATATCACGAACTCAAGCACGCCCTGGCATCGAAGAGTGACAACTTAACGCAAGCCTTCGGAAGTCTTCGTAATTTAAATAGATCATACAGCACAGAGGATGAATTGATCACATCCGTGAATTTAGAGTAAGGTACAATTCAATTATGATTTTCCAAATaacgtatttatttattgagaagATTTTTAACTATTGACGAATAAAGGCCactttatcgaaaattttcaagttgaacATCTGATAATTGTCGTACAACGACCgaaatttcaagattttttttgttctcgttttattatttatttgttgaacGTTTGAGAGATATCTTGGGTGGTCATTAGCTCATTTTAGACATGAATACATGAAAAACTGTACAAAAAATCGTTAATCGTGGGATGAATTGCACGttaatttatataataatttttttttctttatttacaaaatgttTCCTGGAAATAAAGACTACAATGCTGAAAAATATCAAGCGTTCTGTACATTTTTCACCTCCCtttcacaaatttttcacCAAAATCAGTCTAAATTGAAGGACAAACAATTCAAGTGAATGTCGAATAAGACTAGTAAgggaatattaaataaaaaagagataaatcattaaaaaaatacaattatgaGGGATCTTTTAGTCACGTTTTTACACATTCATGAATCATCTTCTCGCGTATTGATTGACGTATTCTCGTACTTTATTCTTGAACGTCTCTTTGTCTTTTGAGAATTGTTCTGCAGCATCTTTATTCAGTGGATCATCGAAGTTCAGGAGATCCTGttgacaaatatatatttttgaagGGTGAGGGTCATTGAGGGTTTGTAAATGTTTGATAACTCACGGTGAACAGAGAATTCACTCCCCAGACGACGTCTTTGAGCTTCCGTGTGGGCGCCCAACCCATTCCATCGAGACTACTCTGCCTCAAGATGGATAAACAGACATCACCATCTTCGTTGATGTTCGGGTGCCAGAGTTTTGTTATGCATTTTACTTTAGGTGGCTGTCGTGGATAAATTGTTGATATTATTTCTAGATTTATTTCAGGATGAAATGACTTtactttaaatattttttacttaaGATGTGAATAATAACTGTTTCGATTTATTTCGAACAAGTCCGAggataattataaaatgatACGTACGATCATGTTGTACTCCTCAGGTACAGAAATGTGAAACAGAAATTTACCCCCCAACCAGTAGCCCTCATCAGGTATTATGACGAGATTGAACTCGTGCAATCGATTAGGATTATCGAAAGTCGCTTGACAGGTATTGGGTAAGGTTTGCTCCATCTCTTGAACCTTGAACAAATATCACGAATGAAATAATATCAGAATTGTAATATAAACGACTCGTTGAGTTAAATTCTTGACGAAAAATTGtaacacaaaatttttttgcattcgAATTCGAAAATAAgatcaataatattttattttctagctTGTGCTGTATTGCACTTTCACTAGCACAAACAAATGTATAATTTTCACCTTCCAAAATCTTCAATGAGCCCAACAACTTGGGAACAATGTTTACCCATTCATGGAACCCATTAATTATATGAATTGCCCATTCGTAAACTCTACAACctcatgaataaaatatttaatgattgaAATTGCATTTACCTCTTTCACCAGAAGTTTATCTCTAACCGAGATTCTTTTGTTGAAGTCTCGTGGCTTAGTATTTCCCACCTCTgcactttttttcaattttcctctcaaCGTGATCATGGTTTTGTCTAcaaattaacgaaatttcgatTAATTTGATGAGCCAACATTCGACAAAGCAAAATTCTGTAACGAAGCGGTCAATGGAATTAAATCAAGAgccgatttttgaaaaataaaaaaaatggcaaagtCCTCAAGTTCGTATGAAATTTTACCAAACCTGaataagacatttttttttatttttttctagaatTATCCACTATCTGGGTTCAACacagagattgaaaaaaatatatatacaatGAATCAAAGTTTGGTAGACCTTTtttgcagaataaaaaaaacgtgcgtaaaaaattgtgaaaacaaTTTGCCTATCGATCTTCaatcttgaaaaatatctcaaaaaatcaccaaaattgtaaataaactCAAACCGATTGACATCACCGCTACGAAACTATCAAACCCTTCATTCTAGAAGTTGACCGAtctgaaaaaatgtatttttaaaacaTCAACAACTCGAAATTGCCAGAATGAAATTCCTCAACTCTTCGCTCATTCTCACCTAATTTTCCCAGTTTTCACCccgaaatttcattattccaaTCCCTTCATATCCCCCAGAAATATTGACgattgaaaatgtattttccaTCGCCTCTGCCTcacgaaaattagaaaaccaGATTTCTAACCTCAAAATCTCTTCACAGCCACTCGTTGGAAGACCTCAATTGTATTCCTCTTCCTGTCCTCACTGGTATATCCTATGAATTGAAGACACTTCAAGTTGTGCCAAccaaattatcaattatttatcactCTCATctacataataaaaaatccgtAAAATAATTCGGAGCAAAAATGCCACTCGCTTCGCGCCACATCTGTTCATGGAAATTCTCTCCAGTAACTTCTCGTCAGATGATTAGACAATCCCATTCACTTCCTGAACGAAGAATAGACATATGTAACTTTCAGTGATAAGATATTGTTGTTGACAACATCAAAATATATTCGGTGGATTTTACAATTAGTGGGGAGCTTCCAGCGACGCACGAAGAGGTTAGGGTTCACATTCGCGAGGGGAAGAGAGAGCATGAAGTTTGGCGGACTGACGTCTCTTCCTTGTAAATAATaaacgaattaattaatagtttgTTAAATCGGTCAACGAGCTCGCCGGTGGTGTAACTAACCAGCTGGTGATATTCCTAAAAAGTGGAACAAAGGCCTGAGGATGGGAGAAATAGAGTGGCCTTGGCAGTACAGTTTTCCTCCTTTTTTTACGTAGGTTAATGCTTTCCTCGACATAGAGGATTTTattatgttttatttattcggGGATTGTTGATAACATTGTTGTTGCAGTCTTCAGCCACATGATGAAACCAAGGAGAAACAATTGTCGGCGTGGACGAGCCTTGTCTTGGATTATTACAAAGCCACGAAACAATCGGTTCTGGATGTTCGAGAAATTCATTCCACTCGACTTTTCAATAATAGTGAGATCAAAAGTAAGACGACTGAAAGACAAGAACtgcacataaaaaaatcaaattcagttcttcaaaaaattcattcttcaatttataaaaaattctcttcaaatGTGACTCAGGGAAACTCTCCGTCGACGCTGTCCAATTAATCCTGGAGAACCTCTCAAAATCCGGTAATGCAAGTCCCCTTGACAAATCGAAGCAACGGTGGTTGGTCCATTGGCACACGCTGGATGAATGGGGCGAGATAATTTACAACTGGGCACAGGAGAATGGATTCGTTGGATCTGTCTGCACTCTGTTTGAACTGACCCAAGGCGATAACACGGTGGATCAAGGTCAGTTGACCATAAATATCATGACCATGATTGAGCTCATTATCATGTTGATGAATTTTCTCGttattttccagaattttatgGATTAGATAATGAAGTTGTGACTAGAGCACTCAAGACCTTGGAATCTCAAGGTAAAGCTGAACTGATATTTTTCGATGATAATCAGGGAGTGAAATTTTTCTAgcttaattattgaattaatgaaatgaaGTGATGAAATAATCAActgttaaataaatatatttatcttcTTATGAAATTTATTCTATCGATAATTATATGATCCACATTTTTGCTAACACTTTCCCCTGAAATGACTGAAATACGAGataattattactattattattaattgtttgaatattttaatgcAGTATAGCGTGAAATAACAAATGATTTTGATGtaacaattttataaaactgtttttattcataaaaattacacAATTTCACAAATGCTGAACGTTTACATATAAATATATGCCATCAGCATGAATTAACGCCaatagaataaatgaatatttatttttataactaACATTCTTAAATACGAGGAACAATTGACTCATTGTAATAGACACCATCAGTATAACTGGAATTGAagtgaaatgaaataattaacttcaggagtaataataattcattgaaggAATCATCAATTTTCTGAATATGTTGAAAACAGAAAGGGAAATATGAATTGCAAAAATGTTATTCCGAAAAATTCAGATCTGAACGAAATcctgaattattattacattTCACCCCTTCGTTAAGAAATTGTAAATCTTTGTTTTTTAGTAGGCAAAGTGATGAGCACCTCGTTAGTTCTAGGAATGCGTCTACGCACCCACTGGGTGCAGTAATAAAACACAATAGAATGTACAGATTGATCTGGAATCAggaatattttgataatttatatttgATATTTAGTGGACGTCAATTGTCTGATATTCAATAGTTTTCAATGCTAGGACGTTTCCAGTTTTATACAGATCATTTTATAGAGTCAACCAATATCAATGACTCAACTTCAAATCTGACTTCTGAATCTGACTTTTCACTTAATTTCAAGtgtattttataatatttgaaGGGCAAGTCCTCGAAATATCTACCAGTGTCAATTTATCCCAGTGCCGCTGTCATTTAACAACTAATTATTCAgcaaatgaattaaattcaccCGTCGCCATGTCTCTCATTGTATAATACAATTAACCTTTGAAACGAGCTACTATTAATGTGTGAACGTGAGATGGAATGACTGTCTCGCACGTAGTTTGAATCAATCGGAATTGTTCGTAGAAGTTTAGTACCTTCAGCCATCGGTGGAACGATTGAGATTCGcacgaaaattttttatagaaaattcttgaaaattttctgctcATCAGTTGAAAGGTTTCTACAGTAAAAGTCACATATTCATCAGAATAAAtcttaaaaaatctatttttcaatgacaaattaTGTTATCGTCACATTTTCATATAAAAGTTGCTCACGAGTTTTTGAAAtcagatttttccatttttttggcAAATTTTTAGTTTGTCTACTCTATTTTTCCCtcactggaaaaattgaataa encodes:
- the LOC135169807 gene encoding NEDD8-conjugating enzyme UBE2F-like; the protein is MITLRGKLKKSAEVGNTKPRDFNKRISVRDKLLVKEVQEMEQTLPNTCQATFDNPNRLHEFNLVIIPDEGYWLGGKFLFHISVPEEYNMIPPKVKCITKLWHPNINEDGDVCLSILRQSSLDGMGWAPTRKLKDVVWGVNSLFTDLLNFDDPLNKDAAEQFSKDKETFKNKVREYVNQYARR
- the LOC135169736 gene encoding vacuolar protein-sorting-associated protein 25, which codes for MGEIEWPWQYSFPPFFTLQPHDETKEKQLSAWTSLVLDYYKATKQSVLDVREIHSTRLFNNSEIKRKLSVDAVQLILENLSKSGNASPLDKSKQRWLVHWHTLDEWGEIIYNWAQENGFVGSVCTLFELTQGDNTVDQEFYGLDNEVVTRALKTLESQGKAELIFFDDNQGVKFF